In a genomic window of Ipomoea triloba cultivar NCNSP0323 chromosome 3, ASM357664v1:
- the LOC116012209 gene encoding probable indole-3-acetic acid-amido synthetase GH3.1 encodes MGVDSIVSSSSLGPPACEKDAVALHFIQEMTTNCDPVQEKVLGEILRRNGETEYLRQFKLDGATDRETFKSKVPVVSYDDLHPYIHRIANGDFSPILSSHPISEFLTSSGTSAGERKLMPTIPEEMDRRQKLYSLLMPVMNLYVPDLEKGKGLYFLFTKASTKTPGGLLARPVLTSYYNSQQFKNRPHDPYNVYTSPNEPILCIDSFQSMYAQMVCGLLMRDEVLRVGAVFASGLLRAIRFLQIHWRQLAEDISSGILNPNITDVSVRDSVTKILRPNLELAQFIAGECEGENWEGIIKRIWPNTKYLDVIVTGAMAQYIPTLDYYSGGLPKACTMYASSECYFGLNLKPMSPPSEVSYTIMPNMGYFEFLPHDPVNPVTVSRDTPPQLVDMADVEVGKEYELVITTYSGLCRYRVGDILQVTGFHNAAPQFKFIRRKNVLLSIDSDKTDEAELQTAVNNATALLREYDTSVVEYTSFADTKTIPGHYVVYWELLMKDPANPPSDDVLNKCCLVMEESMNSVYRQCRVADNSIGPLEIRVVKSGTFEEVMDLAISRGASINQYKAPRCVNYTPIVELLDSRMVSAHFSPAAPHWTPARRG; translated from the exons ATGGGTGTGGACTCAATTGTGTCGTCTTCCTCTCTCGGCCCTCCGGCCTGTGAGAAGGACGCCGTTGCTCTTCACTTCATTCAGGAAATGACTACGAACTGTGATCCCGTACAAGAGAAGGTTTTAGGGGAAATCCTTAGACGGAATGGGGAAACGGAGTACCTCCGGCAATTCAAGCTGGATGGTGCTACGGACCGGGAAACATTCAAGTCAAAGGTTCCTGTGGTCTCATACGATGATCTTCATCCTTACATTCATCGTATTGCCAATGGAGATTTCTCTCCCATCCTCTCCTCACACCCCATCTCTGAGTTCCTCACTAG TTCTGGGACGAGTGCTGGAGAAAGAAAATTGATGCCTACAATTCCTGAGGAGATGGATCGCAGACAGAAGTTATACAGCCTTCTCATGCCGGTGATGAATCT CTATGTTCCTGATCTTGAGAAAGGGAAGGGCTTGTACTTCCTGTTCACCAAGGCTTCAACCAAGACACCCGGCGGCTTACTTGCACGCCCGGTGTTAACGAGCTACTACAACAGCCAGCAATTCAAGAACAGGCCGCACGATCCCTACAATGTTTACACAAGCCCTAACGAGCCAATCCTCTGCATCGACTCCTTCCAAAGCATGTATGCTCAGATGGTCTGCGGCTTGCTTATGCGCGACGAAGTCCTTCGTGTCGGCGCCGTCTTCGCCTCCGGCCTTCTCCGTGCTATCCGGTTTCTGCAGATCCACTGGCGCCAGCTCGCGGAGGACATCTCGTCCGGGATTTTAAACCCTAATATCACTGACGTTTCCGTCAGGGACAGCGTTACTAAGATCCTGAGGCCGAACCTGGAGCTGGCTCAGTTCATCGCTGGAGAATGCGAAGGTGAGAATTGGGAAGGGATTATCAAGAGGATTTGGCCCAACACCAAATATCTTGACGTGATTGTTACTGGTGCTATGGCGCAATATATACCCACTCTTGACTATTATAGTGGTGGTTTGCCTAAGGCTTGTACGATGTATGCATCCTCGGAATGCTACTTTGGACTTAACTTGAAGCCTATGTCTCCTCCGTCTGAGGTTTCATACACCATCATGCCCAACATGGGGTATTTCGAGTTCCTGCCCCATGATCCGGTGAACCCAGTGACCGTGTCACGTGACACGCCGCCGCAGCTAGTGGACATGGCCGATGTGGAAGTGGGGAAAGAGTACGAGCTCGTGATCACCACCTATTCCGGGTTATGCCGTTACCGTGTTGGAGATATACTCCAGGTGACGGGATTCCACAACGCGGCGCCGCAGTTCAAATTCATAAGGAGAAAGAATGTGCTGCTGAGCATAGACTCCGACAAGACTGACGAGGCGGAACTGCAGACCGCCGTAAACAACGCTACGGCGCTTTTACGCGAATACGACACCAGCGTGGTGGAGTACACCAGCTTCGCTGACACCAAAACCATTCCTGGGCACTATGTGGTTTACTGGGAATTGCTGATGAAGGATCCTGCGAATCCTCCGTCCGATGATGTTCTGAACAAATGCTGCTTAGTCATGGAGGAGTCCATGAACTCCGTTTATCGCCAGTGCCGTGTGGCGGACAATTCAATCGGGCCACTCGAAATAAGGGTGGTGAAATCCGGCACTTTTGAAGAGGTTATGGATCTGGCCATTTCCAGGGGAGCTTCTATTAACCAATACAAAGCTCCTAGGTGCGTTAACTACACCCCTATAGTCGAACTTCTGGACTCTAGGATGGTGTCTGCTCACTTTAGCCCCGCCGCCCCTCATTGGACGCCGGCACGACGGGGCTGA